From the genome of Thermogutta terrifontis, one region includes:
- a CDS encoding RNA polymerase sigma factor: MKEDEDLIRETLAGVPAAFGKLVQKYQDRLYNTMLHVVGDADETLDVVQEAFVQAFLNLPSFQGNSAFYTWLYRIAFNVAATHHRRRKSTQSFDQLTGDQGHQLADPDQSPIEKLQVQERCERVRRAIATLSEDHRAILALRDLEGYSYEEIATILDIPVGTVRSRLHRARMELYERLKAWENELF; the protein is encoded by the coding sequence GTGAAAGAGGACGAGGATCTGATCCGAGAAACTCTGGCAGGCGTCCCTGCCGCGTTCGGCAAGCTGGTCCAGAAATACCAGGACCGGCTTTACAACACCATGCTGCACGTGGTCGGTGACGCCGATGAAACCCTCGATGTGGTGCAGGAGGCGTTCGTGCAGGCCTTCCTGAACCTCCCCTCTTTCCAGGGAAACAGCGCCTTCTACACATGGTTGTACCGAATTGCTTTTAACGTGGCAGCCACTCATCACCGGCGGCGCAAATCCACACAATCGTTCGATCAACTCACCGGCGACCAGGGGCACCAACTGGCCGACCCGGATCAATCCCCTATAGAAAAACTTCAGGTTCAGGAACGCTGTGAGCGGGTCAGGCGGGCCATCGCCACCCTATCGGAAGACCATCGCGCCATCCTGGCGTTAAGGGATTTGGAGGGATACTCGTACGAGGAAATTGCCACCATCCTGGATATTCCGGTAGGAACCGTGCGAAGCCGCCTTCACCGCGCGCGGATGGAACTCTACGAAAGATTAAAGGCTTGGGAGAACGAATTATTTTGA
- a CDS encoding HAMP domain-containing methyl-accepting chemotaxis protein: MTLKLSHLSLKAKLLGGFLTVAGITAVVGGLAYYGLSQLTKDVDNLANQAVPTLKLTNEMNFCFESIVRMQRTLLNLDLDIESRQRQYQQFQQTRQAYNDAMKEYEPLRQLDEEAKIWQEFKAELDQTMQENDKFFALARQFDEMLAKCQPDENGKRQLLAATAYQCQYWKTQLGLDFATVWTTLKNVVMRAGDPEGYKAAMDQYTTAKKQFETSVTELAKRMPRAGLTTEALDDFSKAVRDLCEAYEKALAKYDHSDPQLIAKVDGDVKGLGQNCWAIYKELEDVVHGHVNRIESLAAEMRHQAMDVCRIHMDNQQERLEKIAKLWQDESDRMAREGLAMASFAKTLALGATGLGVVVAVVLGFVLATSIIRPVNRVVDMLKDVSEGEGDLTKRLEIPSHDEIGQLARYFNAFCDKLEALIRDVASSAEQFNEGSRVVSEASQSLASGAQEQSASVEQVNATVQEMVRMIEQVKEAASETNRLAQQAQTVAREGGEAVQKSAEAMQLIRASSQRIAEIIQVISEIASQTNLLALNAAIEAARAGEHGMGFAVVADEVRKLAERSNQAAGEITKLIKESTARVEEGAELSQKTEEALARIVESVESTSQKIAEIASAAMQQAASAEEVSKAVQNIAQVVEQSAAGSEELASSSEELSAQAAALRELVSRFKIRAATA; this comes from the coding sequence ATGACTCTCAAATTGTCGCACCTGAGTCTCAAAGCGAAGTTGTTGGGGGGATTTCTCACGGTGGCCGGCATCACCGCGGTGGTGGGCGGCCTGGCGTATTATGGGTTGTCCCAGTTGACCAAAGATGTAGACAACCTCGCCAACCAGGCGGTGCCCACCCTCAAATTGACCAACGAAATGAACTTCTGCTTTGAAAGCATCGTGCGGATGCAGCGGACGCTCCTCAATCTGGATTTGGACATCGAAAGCCGGCAGCGGCAGTACCAACAGTTTCAGCAGACCCGCCAGGCCTATAATGACGCGATGAAAGAGTACGAACCACTGCGTCAGTTGGACGAAGAAGCCAAGATCTGGCAGGAATTCAAGGCCGAATTGGACCAAACGATGCAGGAAAACGACAAATTCTTCGCCCTTGCCCGGCAATTTGACGAGATGCTGGCCAAATGCCAGCCGGATGAAAATGGCAAGCGGCAACTTTTGGCAGCGACGGCGTACCAATGCCAGTATTGGAAGACCCAACTGGGATTGGATTTCGCGACTGTTTGGACAACCCTCAAAAATGTCGTGATGCGTGCCGGAGACCCCGAGGGATACAAAGCCGCGATGGACCAATACACCACGGCCAAAAAGCAGTTTGAAACATCTGTAACCGAATTGGCCAAACGGATGCCGCGGGCAGGGTTGACCACAGAGGCTCTGGACGATTTCAGCAAGGCTGTCCGCGACCTGTGCGAGGCGTATGAAAAGGCCCTCGCCAAATACGATCACTCTGACCCGCAGCTCATCGCCAAAGTGGACGGGGACGTGAAGGGCCTGGGGCAGAATTGCTGGGCGATCTACAAAGAACTGGAGGATGTCGTGCACGGACACGTTAATAGAATCGAGTCGCTCGCTGCCGAAATGCGGCACCAAGCCATGGATGTTTGTCGCATCCATATGGACAACCAGCAGGAGCGGCTCGAGAAGATCGCGAAGCTCTGGCAGGACGAGTCTGATCGGATGGCAAGGGAAGGTCTTGCCATGGCCAGTTTTGCCAAGACGCTGGCCCTGGGAGCTACCGGGCTGGGTGTGGTTGTGGCCGTGGTTCTGGGATTTGTCCTGGCCACCAGCATCATCCGCCCGGTGAACAGGGTCGTCGATATGCTGAAGGATGTGTCTGAGGGAGAGGGAGACCTCACAAAGCGGCTGGAGATTCCCAGCCACGACGAGATCGGCCAGCTTGCCCGCTACTTCAACGCGTTCTGCGATAAACTGGAGGCGCTCATCCGCGACGTGGCTTCGAGTGCGGAGCAATTCAATGAGGGCTCGCGCGTGGTTTCGGAGGCCTCGCAGTCCCTGGCCAGTGGTGCCCAGGAACAGAGCGCCAGTGTCGAGCAGGTGAACGCGACAGTTCAGGAAATGGTGCGAATGATCGAACAGGTCAAGGAGGCCGCCAGCGAGACCAATCGCCTGGCCCAGCAGGCCCAGACCGTCGCCCGCGAGGGAGGCGAGGCGGTACAGAAATCGGCCGAGGCGATGCAACTGATTCGGGCAAGCTCGCAGCGGATCGCCGAGATCATCCAGGTGATTTCGGAAATTGCCAGCCAGACGAATCTGTTGGCGCTCAACGCGGCGATTGAAGCCGCCCGGGCAGGCGAGCACGGGATGGGCTTCGCCGTAGTCGCCGACGAGGTGCGGAAGCTGGCGGAACGGTCCAACCAGGCGGCCGGCGAGATCACCAAGCTGATCAAGGAATCCACCGCCCGCGTGGAAGAAGGCGCCGAACTCAGCCAGAAGACCGAAGAGGCCCTGGCACGGATCGTGGAGAGCGTGGAATCCACGAGCCAGAAGATCGCCGAGATTGCCAGTGCGGCGATGCAGCAGGCGGCCAGTGCGGAAGAGGTCAGCAAAGCGGTGCAGAACATCGCTCAGGTCGTGGAGCAGTCTGCGGCGGGCAGCGAGGAGCTGGCCTCCAGCAGTGAGGAGCTCTCGGCCCAGGCAGCGGCTCTGCGCGAGCTGGTGAGCCGGTTTAAGATTCGGGCAGCCACGGCCTGA
- a CDS encoding anti-sigma factor family protein, with translation MSRKPDQELLSAYLDGELTPQEKLHVEQWLSRDPEARRLLDRLRRQRELLASLPRSRCPRDLAPLVLETAERRILLEGAPSAVSQPVVSRGEQRSLKAALSVARRIFRPRNLGWAILAGSIGLAILLLYPQRHPREVGFHPTATPQSEPEQAGTAPASAKATAPELKAAPAAEGFAVDSARRRAAEPVKPEMAPAQTPQMGKAAPGAMAPTPQPGQTQSGGAIASAPGGGSAAPAAPLVIEGIRPVGPSDRANREQVAAATSPEESLTAEIRCRLSPDAPLQALVERLVARRESIPDGAVTGSPWEFAGHLQRGAGSDQFVASGERSGLPPGTRLELTREDHQQLAVLEFSATEPQLKAILDELAGNRSWVKEVHLPQSLTTLAHSPARGTGKPAAPGTIPESESMTKSGKAVYGSQQRAVVPEARQLAAGVEGSQREGLRRQAPPAAAAAQVEGQPTSPSIEISKTQTKKYRIRLVLVRPIDNPQPAAGESATPKIGPADPQGSPTDSRPAQSSPTE, from the coding sequence ATGTCCCGGAAGCCAGATCAAGAACTCCTGAGCGCCTACCTCGATGGGGAGCTAACCCCCCAGGAAAAGCTCCACGTCGAGCAGTGGCTCTCGCGCGATCCGGAGGCCAGACGGCTGCTGGACCGGCTTCGCAGGCAGCGAGAACTCCTCGCCAGTTTGCCGCGTTCACGCTGCCCGAGAGACCTCGCCCCCCTCGTTCTGGAGACGGCGGAACGGCGAATCCTCCTCGAGGGAGCCCCTTCTGCGGTAAGCCAGCCGGTAGTCAGCCGGGGGGAACAACGCAGCCTGAAAGCGGCTCTTTCCGTTGCCCGGCGGATTTTCCGACCTCGCAATCTTGGCTGGGCCATCCTGGCGGGTTCCATCGGGTTGGCCATCTTGCTCTTGTACCCCCAAAGGCACCCCCGCGAGGTTGGTTTTCATCCCACCGCGACCCCGCAGTCCGAGCCTGAACAAGCTGGCACAGCGCCAGCTTCTGCGAAGGCGACCGCGCCCGAGTTGAAAGCGGCTCCGGCTGCTGAGGGGTTCGCTGTCGATTCCGCGCGGCGCCGTGCGGCAGAGCCAGTCAAGCCGGAGATGGCCCCGGCGCAAACCCCACAAATGGGAAAGGCAGCACCGGGTGCGATGGCCCCAACTCCCCAACCCGGCCAAACGCAATCAGGTGGAGCGATCGCGTCTGCCCCCGGTGGAGGGAGTGCTGCCCCTGCTGCTCCTCTGGTGATCGAGGGAATTCGCCCCGTTGGTCCCTCTGATCGGGCTAATCGAGAGCAGGTCGCCGCGGCAACATCTCCGGAAGAGTCGCTGACGGCGGAAATCCGCTGCCGCTTGTCCCCCGATGCTCCCCTTCAAGCACTTGTCGAGCGATTGGTGGCACGCCGCGAGTCCATACCGGATGGTGCCGTCACCGGAAGTCCGTGGGAGTTTGCCGGTCACCTCCAGCGCGGCGCCGGAAGCGACCAGTTCGTCGCCTCCGGCGAACGGAGTGGACTGCCACCCGGGACACGTCTCGAGTTAACTCGCGAAGACCATCAGCAACTTGCCGTGCTTGAATTCTCGGCCACGGAGCCACAACTCAAGGCCATCCTCGATGAACTGGCGGGAAACCGTTCCTGGGTCAAAGAGGTCCATTTGCCCCAGTCGCTGACAACGCTCGCACATTCTCCCGCGCGAGGGACAGGGAAACCAGCGGCTCCCGGGACCATTCCTGAGAGTGAATCCATGACGAAATCGGGCAAGGCCGTGTATGGCAGCCAACAACGGGCCGTTGTTCCCGAGGCTCGACAGCTAGCCGCCGGAGTCGAGGGGTCCCAACGGGAAGGCCTTCGGCGGCAAGCCCCGCCTGCTGCGGCAGCCGCTCAGGTGGAAGGGCAGCCGACTTCACCATCCATTGAGATTTCGAAGACGCAGACCAAGAAATACCGCATTCGCCTCGTGCTGGTCAGGCCTATCGACAACCCTCAACCGGCCGCAGGGGAAAGCGCGACGCCGAAAATCGGGCCAGCAGACCCTCAAGGCTCACCGACAGATTCACGACCTGCCCAGTCTTCCCCCACCGAATAG
- a CDS encoding ArnT family glycosyltransferase, producing MLRSSYTYFGLALLVAASVFFVNLGQARLWDRDEPRNAGCAREMLERHDWVVPVFNGELRDHKPVLLYWFMMLAYSVFGVNEFAARFFSAFFGLGTIAITYDLGRRAFRPEVGFWAAFMLATCMMFPVAARAATPDSVLIFFSTAALWLYIRASVLPPATTDAGRPATALVMASYAAMGLAVLAKGPIGFLLPAGIIGLYHMVEDPLRPGDGLPRIARWLAGIREFLHPARILAAVRRMGLFPGLVVTLAVAMPWYVWVGIRTNGEWLRGFFLTHNVGRFLHPMEDHSGPIFYYLLVLFACFFPWALFLISALTQAIKIVRRAEQGARVLTFLLIWGGVYIGFFSLAGTKLPNYITPALPAFALVTAWWLDSWSRQPQSNHWSPYVVAWILIACGLVVSGAIPVAAHIFLPGEEILGILGLIWVAGGVACLLALRRRHRMGFAVALATAAWVFVVGVFGVAAVRVSRHQQFDYLARILRELQTSSQDPLTVAAYDSLEPSWVFYLGRPIQFLPASQGPEVINEMARRGDFCLLLTRKRYEQLREKLGSDLTPIAGIPYFLKKREEVLLLGTRKLLAKLNRPGSGAASDFTVEAARSGATEYRR from the coding sequence GTGTTGAGGAGTTCTTACACCTATTTTGGATTGGCTCTTCTTGTGGCGGCCAGTGTTTTCTTCGTGAATCTGGGGCAAGCCCGATTGTGGGATCGGGACGAGCCTCGTAATGCCGGCTGTGCGCGGGAAATGCTGGAAAGGCACGATTGGGTGGTCCCGGTTTTCAACGGAGAATTACGGGACCACAAGCCAGTACTCCTTTACTGGTTCATGATGCTGGCGTACAGCGTTTTCGGCGTCAACGAGTTCGCCGCCCGGTTTTTTTCCGCATTTTTTGGATTGGGGACCATCGCGATCACTTACGATCTCGGACGGCGTGCGTTTCGACCGGAGGTTGGGTTTTGGGCCGCCTTCATGCTGGCTACGTGCATGATGTTTCCGGTAGCGGCCCGCGCCGCCACTCCCGACTCGGTGCTCATTTTCTTTTCCACGGCAGCTCTGTGGCTCTACATTCGGGCATCCGTGTTACCACCGGCGACCACGGACGCTGGCCGACCGGCGACCGCGCTGGTGATGGCCAGCTATGCGGCAATGGGGTTGGCGGTGCTTGCCAAGGGGCCTATTGGGTTTCTGCTTCCGGCGGGAATCATCGGCCTGTATCACATGGTTGAAGATCCCCTGCGACCCGGAGATGGGCTTCCTCGTATTGCGCGGTGGCTGGCTGGGATTCGGGAGTTCTTGCATCCCGCGCGAATTCTCGCTGCAGTACGGAGAATGGGCCTTTTTCCAGGGCTTGTCGTGACCCTCGCGGTGGCCATGCCGTGGTACGTGTGGGTTGGAATACGAACTAATGGAGAATGGTTGAGGGGATTTTTCCTGACGCATAACGTCGGCCGGTTCCTCCATCCCATGGAGGACCATTCCGGGCCGATTTTCTATTATCTTCTTGTGCTATTTGCCTGCTTTTTCCCGTGGGCACTCTTTTTGATTTCAGCTTTGACGCAGGCGATCAAGATCGTCCGAAGGGCAGAACAGGGGGCAAGGGTTTTGACGTTCCTTTTGATTTGGGGAGGGGTGTATATCGGCTTTTTCTCTTTGGCAGGGACCAAACTTCCCAATTACATCACGCCTGCTCTCCCGGCTTTCGCGCTGGTTACTGCCTGGTGGCTGGATTCGTGGTCGAGACAGCCACAGAGCAACCACTGGTCGCCTTATGTTGTGGCGTGGATCCTTATTGCCTGCGGGCTCGTTGTTTCGGGGGCAATCCCCGTGGCGGCGCACATTTTCCTCCCCGGTGAAGAGATTTTGGGGATCCTGGGGCTGATATGGGTGGCAGGAGGGGTTGCCTGCTTGCTGGCGCTGCGTCGTCGTCACAGGATGGGCTTCGCGGTGGCACTCGCCACGGCCGCATGGGTGTTTGTCGTGGGAGTTTTCGGGGTTGCGGCCGTACGCGTCTCCCGCCATCAGCAGTTTGATTACCTCGCGCGGATTCTTCGGGAACTTCAAACATCTTCCCAAGATCCCCTTACGGTGGCCGCTTACGATTCGCTTGAGCCGAGCTGGGTGTTTTACCTGGGACGTCCTATCCAGTTCCTACCCGCTTCACAGGGACCGGAGGTGATCAACGAGATGGCCAGACGCGGAGATTTCTGTCTGCTTTTGACCCGCAAACGTTATGAACAGCTTCGTGAAAAATTAGGCTCGGATCTCACCCCAATTGCCGGGATTCCCTATTTTCTCAAAAAGCGAGAGGAGGTTCTCCTGTTGGGGACGCGCAAGCTCCTGGCCAAACTGAACCGGCCCGGCTCAGGGGCGGCATCCGACTTTACGGTGGAGGCAGCCCGTTCTGGGGCAACGGAGTACCGTCGCTGA
- a CDS encoding DUF3419 family protein — protein MSVGEWVSGQVFKLVHRHNLVYNTCWEDPRLDRVALNIGPDDTILVITSAGCNALDYALLGPRHIYAVDMNPRQNALLELKMAGIRHLDFETFFQIFGQGRCRGIKQIYEQHLRRDLSPFARRYWDRHVQRFFGKKRSFYFRGTAGTFARVMNTYINKVARVRPWVDRILEAKSLEEQREIYEKYLKEQVWTPLLRFLLSRDAMLSLVGVPRAQRRQIEMYYQGGVAKYVQDCVEAVFARLPISDNYFWRVYITGSYTRECCPEYLKEENFYKLKGGLVDRITTHTNTVEGFLVENDVAISKYVLLDHMDWLAGRFFPLLEAEWQAIFDRARPGARAIWRSGGLRTDFVDRVRVHINGRTVSLGEQLTYHRELAEQLHARCRVHTYGSFYIADLNT, from the coding sequence ATGTCAGTCGGCGAGTGGGTCAGCGGTCAGGTCTTCAAGCTGGTTCATCGTCACAATCTCGTTTACAACACCTGCTGGGAGGATCCGCGGCTGGACCGCGTGGCCCTCAACATTGGGCCGGATGACACCATCCTGGTCATCACTTCCGCCGGCTGTAACGCCCTGGATTATGCCCTCCTGGGACCCCGCCACATTTACGCGGTCGATATGAACCCCCGGCAGAACGCCCTGCTGGAGCTGAAAATGGCGGGGATCCGGCATCTGGACTTTGAGACGTTTTTTCAGATCTTTGGTCAGGGACGCTGTCGCGGGATCAAGCAGATTTATGAGCAGCATCTGCGGCGAGACCTGAGTCCCTTTGCACGCCGCTACTGGGATCGGCATGTTCAGCGTTTTTTTGGGAAAAAGCGGTCGTTCTACTTTCGGGGAACAGCGGGAACGTTCGCCCGGGTGATGAATACCTATATCAACAAGGTCGCCCGGGTTCGCCCTTGGGTGGATCGGATTCTTGAGGCCAAGAGCCTCGAAGAGCAGCGCGAGATCTACGAGAAATATCTGAAGGAGCAAGTCTGGACACCGCTTTTGCGTTTCTTGCTCAGCCGCGATGCGATGCTGTCGCTGGTGGGCGTGCCCCGCGCCCAGCGCAGGCAGATCGAGATGTACTATCAGGGTGGGGTGGCCAAGTACGTGCAGGATTGCGTTGAGGCGGTGTTCGCCAGGCTGCCGATTTCAGACAACTACTTCTGGCGGGTTTACATTACCGGGAGCTACACGCGGGAGTGCTGTCCCGAGTATCTGAAGGAAGAGAATTTCTACAAGTTGAAAGGGGGCCTCGTCGATCGCATCACGACGCACACCAACACGGTGGAAGGTTTTCTTGTCGAGAATGATGTGGCGATCAGCAAATATGTGCTTCTGGATCATATGGACTGGTTGGCGGGGCGTTTCTTTCCGCTTCTGGAGGCGGAATGGCAGGCGATTTTCGATCGTGCCAGGCCGGGAGCGCGGGCGATCTGGCGGAGCGGCGGGCTGCGGACGGACTTCGTGGATCGTGTGCGCGTCCACATCAACGGCCGGACGGTGTCTTTGGGAGAACAACTGACTTACCATCGCGAACTGGCCGAGCAGTTGCATGCCCGGTGCCGCGTGCACACCTATGGGAGCTTTTACATTGCCGATTTGAACACCTGA
- a CDS encoding class I SAM-dependent methyltransferase, giving the protein MGLWSDLKVLYHMVFRPGRGRDHAERMESFYGPQAEAYDSFRRRLLQGREDLWARLGVPEGGLWVDLGAGTGSNAEYFGNNIQRLRKVILVDLSKSLLEVAQKRIQRHGWTNVETCLADATTFTPGEPVDVVTFSYSLTMIPDWFAAVDNARCILKPGGRIGVVDFYVSRKHPAPGMRRHGTCARLFWTFWFNYDDVFPSPDHIPYLRYRFRELFLEERRAKVPYLPLARAPYYIFIGEKNTDLTPDLPV; this is encoded by the coding sequence ATGGGTCTGTGGAGTGACCTGAAAGTTTTGTATCACATGGTGTTCCGCCCGGGACGTGGTCGCGACCATGCCGAGCGGATGGAGAGTTTTTACGGGCCGCAGGCCGAGGCTTACGACAGTTTCCGCCGCCGACTGCTTCAGGGACGCGAGGATCTCTGGGCGAGACTGGGCGTTCCCGAAGGGGGGCTTTGGGTGGATCTCGGTGCGGGAACGGGCTCGAATGCCGAGTATTTTGGCAACAATATCCAGCGCCTGCGAAAAGTGATCCTCGTGGATCTTTCAAAATCACTGCTCGAGGTGGCTCAGAAACGCATCCAGCGGCACGGTTGGACGAATGTGGAAACGTGTCTGGCAGATGCCACCACCTTTACCCCCGGCGAGCCCGTTGACGTCGTGACGTTTTCCTACTCGCTCACGATGATTCCCGATTGGTTTGCGGCTGTGGATAACGCGCGGTGTATCTTGAAGCCCGGTGGGCGGATTGGTGTAGTGGATTTTTATGTCTCGCGGAAGCATCCTGCCCCCGGAATGCGGCGGCATGGCACGTGCGCGCGGCTCTTCTGGACGTTTTGGTTCAATTACGATGACGTCTTTCCGTCCCCCGATCATATCCCCTATTTACGCTATCGTTTTCGGGAGCTTTTTCTGGAAGAGCGGCGGGCCAAGGTCCCCTATCTCCCCCTGGCACGGGCTCCCTATTACATCTTCATCGGCGAGAAGAATACCGATCTGACGCCCGATCTCCCGGTGTGA
- a CDS encoding type 1 glutamine amidotransferase, translating to MSRRVVIFQNAPGEPPGQIADFLMWAGVECEILPLYSHVPNDLDWENLAGLVALGGPMNVDEVDKFPYLAREKEWLIQAVRREIPVLGICLGAQLLARCLNARVYPNPVKEIGWYEVSFTPATASDALFRGVPWRGTVFQWHGDTFTLPEGAFLLATASDCVNQAFRYGTCAWGLQFHLEVTPSLVEAWMESAEASGELEQLGVSKRQILEQSRHQFERMQRLAEVVFPRFARLCALGVAR from the coding sequence ATGAGTCGCAGGGTCGTCATTTTCCAGAATGCACCGGGAGAGCCGCCCGGGCAGATTGCTGATTTTCTCATGTGGGCTGGTGTGGAGTGCGAAATCCTCCCCCTTTATTCCCACGTTCCAAACGATCTGGACTGGGAAAATCTGGCGGGTCTGGTCGCACTGGGTGGCCCAATGAACGTCGATGAGGTGGACAAATTCCCCTATCTTGCCCGCGAAAAGGAATGGCTCATCCAGGCTGTGCGACGCGAAATCCCGGTTTTGGGCATCTGTTTGGGCGCCCAACTGCTTGCCCGCTGTTTGAATGCCCGGGTCTATCCCAATCCGGTCAAAGAAATCGGCTGGTACGAGGTGAGTTTCACTCCGGCGACGGCGAGTGATGCACTTTTCCGTGGAGTGCCCTGGCGGGGGACCGTTTTCCAGTGGCACGGCGACACCTTCACGCTTCCCGAAGGAGCCTTTTTGCTGGCCACCGCAAGCGACTGTGTCAACCAGGCTTTCCGCTATGGGACGTGTGCGTGGGGCCTTCAGTTTCATTTGGAGGTGACACCCTCCCTGGTGGAAGCATGGATGGAGTCAGCAGAAGCGAGCGGTGAGCTGGAACAGCTCGGTGTATCAAAAAGGCAAATTCTTGAGCAAAGCCGCCACCAGTTCGAGCGGATGCAGCGTTTGGCGGAAGTCGTGTTTCCCCGTTTTGCCCGGCTGTGCGCCCTGGGCGTTGCCCGGTGA
- a CDS encoding response regulator transcription factor translates to MAKKKTQAKKRTAAVTAKDLTPRERQVIRLISLGCSVKEAAAILKLAPSTVDNHKSNAMKKLGVNKLPLVTRMAIKLGISPLNDRLTPLEKRRSGRKNDGWN, encoded by the coding sequence ATGGCGAAGAAAAAAACACAGGCGAAAAAGCGGACGGCCGCGGTCACGGCCAAAGATCTGACGCCGCGGGAAAGACAGGTGATCCGGCTTATCAGCCTGGGGTGCTCAGTGAAAGAGGCAGCCGCGATCCTTAAACTGGCCCCCAGTACTGTCGACAACCACAAGTCGAACGCGATGAAAAAACTGGGGGTCAATAAGTTACCGCTCGTGACGCGGATGGCGATCAAGTTGGGCATCAGCCCACTCAATGATCGTCTCACCCCTCTCGAAAAGCGCAGAAGTGGGCGAAAGAACGACGGCTGGAACTGA
- a CDS encoding PIG-L deacetylase family protein — protein MPGRNRVALAFMAHPDDAEFCCGGTLIRLRELGWEVHIASLAPGDCGTMTENRWDISSRRTREATAAAQLIGATYHCLDERDGFIVYDKPTIQKAVDLFRRIAPGLVFTHALRDYMMDHEMTALVARAASFLHGAPNASAFPLKENTGVPYLYYCDPPEGLDPYGQVIAPTTYVDISAQLEKKAEMLACHASQREWLRSYHGMDEYIDSMRRHAAFRGKEIGVAAAEAFVQHRGHAYPRDDILAELFPLKR, from the coding sequence ATGCCGGGTCGTAACCGCGTGGCGCTTGCTTTCATGGCCCATCCGGACGATGCGGAGTTTTGCTGCGGCGGAACGCTCATTCGGCTGCGGGAACTGGGTTGGGAGGTCCACATTGCCAGCCTTGCGCCCGGTGACTGCGGAACGATGACAGAGAACCGCTGGGATATTTCCAGTCGTCGAACGCGGGAGGCCACAGCCGCCGCCCAACTGATTGGGGCCACCTACCACTGCCTCGACGAGCGTGACGGTTTCATCGTGTATGATAAGCCGACAATTCAAAAGGCGGTGGATTTGTTCCGACGCATCGCCCCCGGTTTGGTGTTCACCCATGCCCTTCGCGACTACATGATGGACCATGAAATGACGGCGCTCGTGGCGCGGGCGGCCAGCTTCCTGCACGGTGCTCCGAATGCCTCGGCTTTTCCGCTGAAGGAGAATACCGGCGTTCCCTATCTCTATTACTGCGATCCGCCGGAAGGGCTCGATCCCTACGGCCAGGTTATCGCACCCACGACATACGTGGACATCTCGGCACAGTTGGAAAAAAAGGCCGAAATGCTGGCGTGCCATGCCAGTCAGCGAGAATGGTTGCGATCGTATCACGGAATGGACGAGTACATCGATTCGATGCGGCGGCACGCAGCGTTTCGCGGAAAGGAGATCGGCGTCGCCGCGGCCGAGGCCTTCGTGCAACATCGAGGACATGCCTATCCCCGAGACGATATCCTTGCGGAACTTTTTCCGCTGAAACGATAG